One Desulfobulbus propionicus DSM 2032 DNA segment encodes these proteins:
- the lptE gene encoding LPS assembly lipoprotein LptE, with protein MRNLPSIQWGIILLCLLLLSGCGYYFPHVYEGGHKVIYMPAWKNRTNKLNLDMKIYQSLSRWFQKSQSVDLSKEKSGADFILAGEILSIDLPTVSWNSVSDATGTKVNLTVRYALKDVQSGKIIWEVPRKLYTADYTVQTATSAADDQALATIIEDMSENIYLGTLNKIRKQQAQSPPPK; from the coding sequence ATGCGAAACTTGCCATCGATCCAATGGGGGATCATCTTGCTCTGCCTGCTGCTGCTCAGTGGCTGCGGCTATTATTTTCCCCATGTCTATGAAGGCGGGCACAAGGTCATCTACATGCCCGCCTGGAAAAACCGGACCAATAAACTGAACCTGGACATGAAGATTTATCAGTCCCTGTCCCGTTGGTTTCAAAAGTCCCAATCGGTCGACCTGTCCAAGGAAAAGAGCGGTGCCGATTTTATCCTGGCGGGAGAGATTCTGTCCATCGATCTGCCCACCGTTTCCTGGAACAGTGTTTCCGACGCCACCGGTACCAAGGTGAACCTCACGGTTCGTTATGCCCTCAAGGATGTCCAATCAGGCAAGATCATCTGGGAAGTGCCCCGCAAGCTTTACACTGCCGATTATACGGTGCAAACGGCGACCAGCGCCGCCGATGACCAAGCCCTGGCCACCATCATCGAGGACATGTCGGAAAACATCTACCTGGGAACCCTCAATAAAATCCGCAAACAACAGGCTCAATCGCCACCGCCCAAGTGA
- the leuS gene encoding leucine--tRNA ligase: MQINDKYDFKAIEQRWQQRWEQETTNKVSHQPGRPKYYVLEMFPYPSGRIHMGHVRNYSIGDVIARYKRMQGFNVLHPMGWDAFGLPAENAAMKRGIHPASWTYENIDYMRGQLKAMGLSYDWDRELATCGPEYYRWEQQLFLKMLERGLIYRKETTVNWCDDCQTVLAREQVIDGTCWRCDQPVLPKTMHGWFFKITDYAEELLADLDKLGGWPEKVVTMQRNWIGKSTGLACDFKVEGTDQTITIFTTRPDTIFGVTFMSLAVEHPLLKTLTAGKSQEAQVRTFIEETMVAKQRASLDQEVEKRGVFTGSYCTNPFTGERVPIYAANFVLMEYGTGAVMAVPAHDQRDFEFARKYDLPIRVVVQPEGDSLDPVTMTAASEGPGMLVASGAFTGMDSLSAQQAIIDHAHQAGFGRPHVTYRLRDWGISRQRYWGAPIPVIHCDSCGIVPVPESDLPILLPGAGEPKGSHSPLHQQEAFIATACPRCGKPARRETDTLDTFVESSWYFARYTNPGLDTAPIDREAAAYWLPVDQYIGGVEHAILHLLYARFFTKMLRDLGYLSVDEPFTNLLTQGMVIKDGAKMSKSKGNVVDPNELIQQYGADTVRLFSLFAAPPERDLEWNAQGVEGASRFLNRVYRLVVQNLSCFQQPAAVDLTALNEPSRALYRKTHQTIRRVTESIESNFHFNTAISGVMELVNLATTQTDEPIDPAVQRETLETILTLLFPMVPHFCEELWAISGHTRQLHHTSWPAFNIEAAKEDEITIVVQVNGKVRAKLQVPADIDDQTLRQQALSEEKIAKLLDDKSPKKVIVVQKKLVNIVL, translated from the coding sequence ATGCAGATCAACGACAAGTACGATTTCAAGGCCATCGAGCAGCGATGGCAGCAACGCTGGGAACAGGAAACGACCAACAAAGTCAGCCATCAACCGGGACGGCCCAAATACTATGTCCTGGAGATGTTCCCCTACCCGTCCGGCCGGATTCACATGGGGCATGTGCGCAACTATTCCATCGGCGATGTCATCGCCCGTTACAAACGGATGCAGGGGTTCAACGTCCTCCATCCCATGGGGTGGGATGCCTTCGGCCTGCCGGCGGAGAATGCGGCCATGAAACGGGGCATCCACCCAGCCTCCTGGACCTATGAGAACATCGACTACATGCGCGGTCAGCTCAAGGCCATGGGCTTAAGCTATGATTGGGACCGGGAACTGGCCACCTGCGGGCCAGAATACTACCGCTGGGAACAGCAGCTGTTTCTCAAGATGCTCGAACGCGGCCTGATTTATCGCAAGGAGACCACGGTCAACTGGTGCGACGACTGCCAGACCGTGCTTGCCCGTGAGCAGGTGATTGACGGCACCTGCTGGCGTTGCGACCAGCCGGTCCTGCCCAAGACCATGCACGGTTGGTTTTTCAAGATCACTGATTATGCCGAGGAATTGCTGGCCGATCTCGATAAACTCGGCGGCTGGCCGGAGAAAGTGGTCACCATGCAGCGCAACTGGATCGGCAAAAGCACTGGCCTGGCCTGCGACTTCAAGGTGGAAGGGACTGACCAGACGATCACCATCTTCACCACCCGGCCGGACACCATTTTTGGCGTTACCTTCATGTCCCTGGCGGTGGAGCATCCCCTGCTCAAGACCCTGACCGCCGGCAAGTCTCAGGAAGCGCAGGTACGAACCTTCATCGAGGAGACCATGGTGGCCAAGCAGCGGGCCAGCCTGGACCAGGAGGTGGAAAAGCGGGGGGTATTCACCGGCAGCTACTGCACCAATCCTTTTACCGGCGAGCGAGTGCCGATCTACGCCGCCAACTTCGTGCTCATGGAGTACGGCACCGGCGCGGTCATGGCTGTTCCCGCCCATGATCAGCGTGATTTTGAATTTGCCCGCAAGTACGACCTGCCGATCCGGGTGGTGGTGCAACCCGAAGGCGATTCCCTGGATCCGGTCACCATGACCGCCGCGTCGGAGGGTCCGGGCATGCTGGTTGCCTCCGGTGCCTTCACTGGCATGGATTCCCTTTCCGCGCAACAGGCGATCATCGACCATGCCCACCAGGCCGGATTCGGACGACCGCATGTCACCTACCGGTTGCGCGATTGGGGTATTTCCCGCCAGCGCTACTGGGGAGCGCCCATCCCGGTGATCCACTGCGACAGCTGCGGCATCGTGCCGGTGCCCGAATCGGACCTGCCCATCCTCCTCCCCGGTGCTGGCGAGCCCAAGGGCAGCCACAGCCCGCTTCATCAGCAAGAAGCGTTCATCGCCACCGCCTGTCCGCGCTGTGGCAAACCCGCCCGCCGGGAAACCGATACCCTCGACACTTTTGTCGAGTCTTCCTGGTACTTTGCCCGCTACACCAATCCAGGACTCGACACCGCGCCCATCGACAGAGAGGCCGCCGCCTACTGGCTGCCGGTGGATCAGTACATCGGCGGGGTGGAGCATGCCATCCTCCATCTGCTCTATGCCCGTTTCTTCACCAAGATGCTGCGCGATCTCGGCTACCTGAGTGTGGATGAGCCCTTCACCAACCTGCTCACCCAGGGCATGGTGATCAAGGATGGCGCCAAGATGTCCAAATCCAAAGGCAACGTGGTCGATCCCAACGAGCTGATCCAACAGTATGGTGCCGATACGGTCCGTCTGTTCTCGTTGTTTGCCGCACCGCCGGAACGGGATCTGGAATGGAACGCCCAGGGCGTGGAAGGCGCCTCGCGCTTCCTCAACCGAGTCTACCGGCTGGTGGTGCAGAATCTTTCCTGCTTCCAACAGCCGGCCGCTGTCGATCTCACCGCCCTCAACGAACCGTCTCGGGCGCTGTATCGTAAAACCCACCAAACCATTCGGCGGGTGACCGAAAGCATCGAGAGCAATTTTCACTTCAATACCGCCATCTCCGGAGTCATGGAACTGGTCAACCTGGCCACCACCCAGACCGACGAGCCCATCGACCCGGCAGTGCAGCGGGAAACCCTGGAAACCATCCTTACCCTGCTCTTTCCCATGGTCCCCCACTTCTGCGAGGAATTGTGGGCGATCTCGGGCCATACCCGGCAGCTCCATCACACCTCCTGGCCTGCCTTCAATATCGAGGCGGCCAAGGAAGATGAGATTACCATCGTCGTCCAGGTCAACGGCAAGGTGCGGGCCAAACTACAGGTCCCCGCCGATATCGACGACCAAACCCTGCGGCAGCAGGCCTTGTCCGAGGAAAAAATCGCCAAGCTGCTCGACGACAAATCACCGAAAAAGGTGATCGTAGTGCAAAAGAAATTGGTGAATATTGTCCTGTAA